Proteins co-encoded in one Clostridia bacterium genomic window:
- the rplM gene encoding 50S ribosomal protein L13, producing MKTYMAKPATVERKWYVVDAEGQPLGRVASQVAAVLRGKNKPTFTPNVDTGDYVIIINCAKVVLTGDKLNQKMYRHHSGYVGGLKEKTAKDVMEQNPCFAVRQAVKGMLPKNALGRKMFKKLFVYEGAEHKQQAQQPEVLELVTKSYNK from the coding sequence ATGAAAACTTATATGGCAAAACCTGCTACCGTCGAGAGAAAGTGGTACGTCGTGGACGCCGAAGGTCAACCTTTGGGTCGCGTCGCCAGCCAAGTGGCGGCCGTGTTGCGCGGCAAGAATAAGCCCACCTTTACTCCCAACGTGGATACAGGCGATTACGTGATTATCATCAACTGCGCCAAAGTCGTGCTGACGGGCGACAAGTTGAATCAAAAGATGTATAGACATCACTCCGGCTACGTGGGTGGCCTCAAAGAGAAGACCGCCAAAGACGTGATGGAGCAAAACCCCTGCTTCGCCGTGCGTCAAGCCGTCAAAGGTATGTTGCCCAAGAACGCGTTGGGCCGCAAGATGTTCAAGAAATTGTTCGTCTACGAGGGCGCCGAGCACAAGCAACAAGCCCAACAACCCGAAGTGTTGGAGTTGGTGACCAAGTCCTACAACAAATAA
- a CDS encoding SufD family Fe-S cluster assembly protein, with translation MKLDPVKMQLLKTIADIESVPEGAYNVRADGALAGRNTTANIDIVTKTDKPGIDIIVKAGTKNERVDIPVVLTKTGLKDLVYNDFYIGEGADVVIVAGCGIHNDGSELSQHDGIHTFHIAKGAHAKYIEKHYGEGDGSGERVLNPTTVIYIDEGGSLEMDTVQIKGVDSTYRRTSATLQADAKLLITEKIMTHGHQTATTDFDVALNGDGSSAHVVSRSVAKGESHQTFLLSVDGNARSVGHTECDAIVLDHGTVSAVPKVNANNVDARLVHEAAIGKIAGEQLDKLMTLGLSESQAEEMIINGFLK, from the coding sequence ATGAAATTAGATCCTGTCAAAATGCAACTGTTGAAGACCATCGCCGATATCGAGTCCGTGCCCGAGGGCGCCTACAACGTCCGTGCGGACGGGGCGCTGGCGGGGCGCAACACCACCGCCAATATCGACATCGTCACCAAGACGGACAAGCCCGGCATCGACATCATCGTCAAGGCGGGCACCAAGAACGAGCGCGTGGACATTCCCGTCGTACTCACCAAGACGGGGCTAAAGGACTTGGTGTACAACGATTTTTATATCGGCGAGGGCGCGGACGTAGTCATCGTCGCGGGTTGCGGCATTCACAACGACGGCTCCGAATTGTCCCAACACGACGGCATTCACACCTTCCACATAGCGAAGGGTGCGCACGCCAAGTATATCGAGAAGCACTACGGCGAGGGTGACGGTTCGGGTGAGCGCGTGCTCAACCCCACCACCGTCATTTATATCGACGAGGGCGGCAGTTTGGAGATGGACACCGTGCAGATCAAAGGGGTGGACAGCACCTATCGCCGCACCTCCGCCACGTTGCAAGCGGACGCCAAGTTGCTTATCACCGAGAAGATCATGACGCACGGTCACCAAACGGCTACCACCGACTTCGACGTGGCGTTGAATGGCGACGGCAGTTCGGCGCACGTCGTGTCGCGTTCGGTCGCCAAGGGCGAGTCGCACCAGACTTTCCTTTTGTCGGTGGACGGTAACGCTCGCTCGGTAGGGCATACCGAGTGCGACGCCATCGTGCTGGATCACGGCACGGTGTCGGCCGTGCCCAAGGTCAACGCCAACAACGTGGACGCGCGTCTAGTGCACGAGGCCGCCATCGGCAAGATTGCGGGCGAGCAGTTGGACAAACTCATGACGTTGGGGCTTTCGGAGAGCCAGGCCGAAGAGATGATCATCAACGGTTTCTTGAAATAG
- a CDS encoding ABC transporter ATP-binding protein, whose translation MSVIDKLKEKREKRRDANYISVKESARITRENRKITRAMEKEHNRKNVPESEYLSEMKDPQNVVEFDDVHTYFFTSVGTVKAVNGVSFNVPKGKTVGVVGESGCGKSVTSLSLMQLVQRPAGQTVSGEIRFHDGDKVYNVVKTPTKVMEKLRGNKMSMIFQEPMTSLNPVFKIGDQLEEVLELHDNIYTKEEERAHRKAKKEFLASLSTVSKEERSKALAEHALEFETNKERNKRKAIELLELVGIANSKGVYKMYPHELSGGMRQRVMIAMALACNPNLIIADEPTTALDVTIQAQILELLRNIKEKLGTSIMLITHDLGVIAEMADYVVVMYSGKVVEKGTAEDIFENPCHPYTLGLMHSKPVVGVKIDRLYNIPGNVPNPVNMPDYCYFRDRCDYRCDRCDGQYPELVEVSKGHFVACYRDMEGKDEE comes from the coding sequence ATGAGTGTTATCGACAAATTGAAAGAGAAGAGAGAAAAACGCAGAGACGCCAACTATATCTCCGTCAAGGAATCCGCGCGTATCACCCGTGAGAACCGCAAGATCACCCGCGCGATGGAGAAGGAGCACAATCGCAAGAACGTGCCCGAGTCCGAGTACCTCTCCGAGATGAAAGATCCCCAAAACGTGGTGGAGTTCGACGACGTGCACACCTACTTCTTCACCTCGGTCGGTACGGTCAAAGCCGTCAACGGCGTCAGTTTCAACGTGCCCAAGGGTAAGACCGTGGGCGTGGTGGGCGAGTCGGGTTGCGGCAAGTCCGTCACCAGCCTGTCCTTGATGCAGTTGGTGCAGCGCCCCGCCGGTCAGACCGTGTCGGGCGAGATTCGTTTCCACGACGGCGACAAGGTCTACAACGTGGTCAAAACCCCCACCAAGGTGATGGAGAAGTTGCGCGGCAACAAGATGAGTATGATCTTCCAAGAGCCTATGACCAGTTTGAACCCCGTGTTCAAGATCGGCGACCAATTGGAAGAAGTGCTGGAGTTGCACGACAATATCTACACCAAAGAGGAAGAGCGCGCCCATCGCAAGGCCAAGAAAGAGTTTTTGGCCTCCCTCAGCACGGTGTCCAAAGAGGAGCGTTCCAAAGCGTTGGCCGAGCACGCGTTGGAGTTCGAGACCAACAAGGAGCGCAACAAGCGCAAGGCCATCGAATTGTTGGAATTGGTGGGCATCGCCAACTCCAAGGGCGTTTATAAGATGTATCCCCACGAGTTGTCGGGCGGTATGCGTCAGCGCGTTATGATCGCTATGGCTTTGGCCTGCAACCCCAATTTGATCATCGCCGACGAGCCGACCACGGCTTTGGACGTCACCATTCAGGCGCAGATATTGGAACTATTGCGCAACATCAAGGAGAAGTTGGGCACGTCCATTATGCTCATCACGCACGACTTGGGCGTCATTGCCGAAATGGCCGATTACGTGGTCGTTATGTATTCGGGCAAAGTGGTCGAAAAGGGCACCGCCGAAGACATCTTCGAGAATCCCTGCCATCCCTACACCTTGGGCTTGATGCATTCCAAACCCGTCGTAGGTGTCAAGATCGACCGCTTGTACAACATTCCCGGCAACGTACCCAACCCCGTCAATATGCCCGACTACTGCTATTTCCGCGATCGTTGCGATTATCGTTGCGACCGTTGCGACGGGCAATATCCCGAGTTGGTGGAGGTATCGAAGGGTCACTTCGTAGCCTGCTACCGCGATATGGAGGGCAAAGATGAAGAGTGA
- a CDS encoding ABC transporter permease codes for MTKLADKVYKLEYNGWTQVADLQTSKSVGTFSADKIGINISLTEANATLEQLLKDDWNAKAKKVENVSVVYEGATYTLDKTDKVVVCTFAALTEDTGARLPEFGDEIINEAYNHLGDRYSVGSQTFYVRTYNSKGNVGYHVELLEDYPVLYATTLNFDRYNLSEELSLEFKEETFNALGTMAAAAATTTTYTVGGKEYTVTAVDDHYEITYQEGGDTVQYVYMSSYSIRRYTGEDTISVRTKLAFRAVMDSMIAAEKKEYETTIEMEDLDEGNYVYDEDGTLQFADEEFYIKTEDKGFGQQFVFRNNQEKMVADINAPPSKEHILGLDGNAMDVLARIMYGGRISLLIGFIVVFIEIILGSIMGGISGYFGGIVDNIIMRIVDIFYCIPTMPILIILGAMFNTLKVDNTLRVVYMMMILGFLGWPGIARLVRGQILSLREQDFMIAAEASGLTAKRKIARHLIPNVIPQLIVQATMGLGGVILLESTLSFLGLGVKFPIATWGQIINSVKDIDAMQTYTYIWIPVGALICLAVIAFNFVGDGLRDAFDPKMSR; via the coding sequence ATGACCAAATTGGCCGACAAGGTGTACAAACTGGAGTATAACGGCTGGACGCAGGTCGCGGATCTGCAAACCAGCAAGAGCGTGGGTACGTTCAGTGCGGATAAGATCGGTATCAACATCAGTTTGACCGAGGCCAACGCCACTTTGGAACAACTGCTAAAGGACGATTGGAACGCCAAGGCCAAGAAAGTGGAGAACGTGAGCGTGGTATACGAGGGCGCGACCTACACTTTGGACAAGACCGACAAAGTGGTGGTTTGCACGTTCGCCGCATTGACCGAGGACACGGGTGCGCGACTGCCCGAATTCGGCGACGAAATCATCAACGAAGCGTATAACCATCTGGGTGATCGCTATTCCGTGGGCTCGCAGACCTTCTACGTGCGCACCTACAACAGCAAGGGCAACGTGGGCTATCACGTCGAGTTGCTGGAGGATTATCCCGTGCTGTACGCCACCACGTTGAACTTCGACCGCTACAATCTCTCGGAGGAGTTGTCCCTGGAGTTCAAAGAAGAGACCTTCAATGCGTTGGGCACGATGGCTGCAGCCGCCGCTACGACCACTACGTATACCGTGGGTGGCAAAGAGTACACCGTCACGGCGGTGGACGACCACTACGAAATCACCTATCAAGAGGGTGGCGATACCGTGCAATACGTGTATATGAGCAGCTATTCTATCCGTCGCTACACGGGTGAAGATACCATCTCGGTGCGTACCAAGTTGGCTTTCCGCGCGGTGATGGACAGCATGATCGCTGCAGAAAAGAAAGAATACGAGACCACGATCGAGATGGAAGATTTGGACGAAGGCAACTACGTCTACGACGAGGACGGTACGTTGCAATTCGCGGACGAAGAATTCTACATCAAGACCGAGGACAAAGGCTTCGGCCAACAGTTCGTGTTCCGTAACAACCAAGAGAAGATGGTGGCGGATATCAACGCGCCCCCCTCGAAAGAGCATATCCTGGGCCTGGACGGCAACGCGATGGACGTGCTGGCGCGTATCATGTACGGCGGCCGTATCTCCTTGCTTATCGGCTTCATCGTCGTGTTTATCGAAATCATCCTGGGCTCCATTATGGGTGGTATCTCGGGCTACTTCGGCGGCATAGTCGACAATATTATCATGCGTATCGTGGATATCTTCTACTGTATACCCACGATGCCTATCCTCATCATTTTGGGCGCTATGTTCAATACCCTCAAGGTAGACAACACCTTGCGCGTAGTCTATATGATGATGATACTCGGTTTCCTCGGTTGGCCGGGCATTGCGCGTTTGGTGCGTGGTCAGATCCTCAGCCTGCGCGAGCAGGACTTCATGATCGCGGCCGAAGCGAGCGGTCTTACCGCCAAGCGCAAGATCGCGCGGCACCTTATCCCCAACGTCATTCCCCAGCTCATCGTGCAAGCCACCATGGGTTTGGGCGGCGTTATCCTTCTCGAGAGCACCCTGTCCTTCTTGGGTTTGGGCGTCAAATTCCCCATCGCCACGTGGGGCCAGATCATCAACAGCGTCAAGGATATCGACGCTATGCAGACGTATACCTATATTTGGATACCCGTCGGCGCACTCATCTGTTTGGCGGTTATCGCCTTCAACTTCGTGGGCGACGGCTTGCGTGACGCGTTCGATCCCAAGATGAGCAGATAA
- a CDS encoding ABC transporter permease produces MFKFIIKRLLISAVILLFVMFCIYALMYSLPHSFVDTQARALAMRPGNLLTFDQLVTEMKARYGLDKGLFGGYFIYLRSFFTGNFGDSWFYTIPVTQEFHKTIWNSFLLGVISFIAELLIAIPLGVLAARKQYSKTDYAVTVISLIGISLPTFFTAALLQLVFSMKLGWFELGGMHDPRIYASYLSGDASYAKYFFDSVGHFVLPALTLIIVSIGGLMRYTRTNMLEVLNADYIRTARAKGVSEHKVIYKHAFRNTLIPLVTMLGGSLPGLFSGALITETLFSIEGIGFASYNAMINGDIPFTMFYLTFMAILTLLGNLISDICYALVDPRVRLE; encoded by the coding sequence ATGTTTAAGTTTATCATCAAAAGGTTACTTATCAGCGCGGTCATCTTGCTGTTCGTGATGTTCTGCATTTACGCGTTGATGTATTCCTTGCCCCATAGCTTCGTGGATACGCAAGCGAGGGCTTTGGCCATGCGCCCCGGCAACCTGCTGACCTTTGACCAGTTGGTGACGGAGATGAAAGCGCGTTATGGCTTGGACAAAGGCCTTTTCGGAGGCTATTTTATCTATTTGCGCAGCTTCTTTACCGGTAATTTCGGCGACAGTTGGTTCTATACCATCCCCGTAACTCAGGAATTCCATAAGACCATCTGGAACAGCTTCCTCTTGGGCGTGATTTCCTTCATTGCCGAATTGCTAATCGCCATCCCCTTGGGTGTGTTGGCGGCACGCAAACAGTACAGCAAAACAGACTATGCCGTGACGGTTATCTCCCTTATCGGTATCTCGCTCCCGACCTTCTTCACCGCGGCTTTGCTGCAGCTGGTGTTCTCTATGAAACTGGGCTGGTTCGAGTTGGGTGGTATGCATGACCCGCGTATATACGCCAGTTATCTGTCGGGCGACGCATCGTACGCCAAGTACTTCTTCGATAGCGTAGGGCACTTCGTGTTGCCTGCGCTGACCTTGATTATCGTGAGTATCGGCGGATTGATGCGTTATACGCGTACCAATATGCTGGAGGTGCTGAACGCAGACTATATCCGTACCGCTCGCGCCAAAGGTGTGAGTGAGCACAAGGTCATCTACAAACACGCGTTCCGCAACACCCTCATTCCCTTGGTGACGATGTTGGGCGGCTCCCTGCCCGGTCTTTTCTCGGGCGCACTCATTACCGAGACCTTGTTCTCTATCGAGGGTATCGGCTTCGCCTCTTATAACGCCATGATCAACGGCGATATACCGTTCACGATGTTTTATTTGACCTTTATGGCCATCTTGACGCTCTTAGGCAACTTGATAAGCGATATTTGCTACGCGTTGGTCGACCCGCGCGTAAGACTTGAGTAG
- a CDS encoding ABC transporter substrate-binding protein produces the protein MKKSKLWTVVCAILVVVFLVCCMSTLIACKDKNEGNKTNEQTNTDNSGNNQQGGEQGGNGQGEGQAEPATYTVTFVVNDETYATKEYTEGEAIILPTAPGVSYAPDAWHGFGGWFNGETQFTAKSTLTGDLTVEAKWVDNSVTVERSAGTLVVGYNNFNEKFSPFFATSAYDQDVTSMTQVGLLAVDRGGNIVYNGIEGETTPYNGTDYTYYGMGSLVVTQNLDGSADYKITLRSGVTFSDGNPVTIKDVVFSIYVLCDSDYDGSSTFYSLPVAGMGEWRTNLKTDVLAKWTAIADAILATYSEEAGAYVYAESTAYTQAQFDSFVAALNADEGGWAELAKDIVGKVSADYAAYATPGNTSEVGMGMEVWGFAGFENGVLTDSNGKTYNYANGEEPTIQDYVDCLKAAYENNLVKAAGTEKANGDYATYANAVAQRWIAASGKAEMGDENVNSISGITYSIEENWINVHTTEFSATTVYQLGVTIAPMHYYGNTALWNPAEGSYGFTRGDLNGVRAKTTQPMGAGPYKFVEYKDGIVTFVSNDNYWEGTPKIKNIMFKEMSDANKLPSVAKGQIDVAEPSLNDSTVSQINKANGNNKLSREEGLTVVTDLVDNNGYGYIGLNSDRVLVGTDKASEASKNLRKGIATLFAAYREYTVNSYYGPRASVIQYPISNTSWAAPQPADEGYAIAYSTDVNGAAIYTDGMTEEQRWAAAKTAMIGYLKAAGYTWDEGTSKFTAAPEGAKMSYEVIIGGDGTGDHPTYALLVKCKEVLASVGITLEITDDSDNLFDRMEAGNVDMFVAAWGNSIDPDMYQVYHSSNATGSNHYRIADTTLDEKIMEARTKDDKTFRKNTYKECLDIILDWAVEIPTYQRKNCHVFNGNNVKVSTITPDTTPFWSYLAEIYKLEVNE, from the coding sequence ATGAAGAAATCCAAACTCTGGACAGTTGTTTGCGCTATTCTCGTAGTTGTCTTCCTCGTTTGCTGCATGTCTACGTTGATTGCCTGCAAAGACAAGAACGAAGGCAACAAGACCAACGAGCAAACCAACACCGACAATAGTGGTAACAACCAGCAAGGTGGTGAGCAAGGCGGCAACGGCCAAGGCGAAGGTCAAGCTGAGCCCGCCACGTATACCGTCACCTTCGTGGTGAATGACGAAACATATGCGACCAAGGAATATACCGAAGGCGAAGCAATCATATTGCCCACCGCTCCCGGTGTCTCCTATGCTCCCGACGCATGGCATGGTTTCGGCGGCTGGTTCAATGGTGAGACTCAATTCACTGCGAAGTCCACTCTGACCGGTGACTTGACCGTCGAGGCCAAGTGGGTCGATAACTCCGTCACCGTTGAGAGATCTGCCGGTACGTTGGTAGTTGGTTACAACAACTTCAACGAGAAGTTCTCTCCCTTCTTCGCCACCAGCGCCTATGACCAGGACGTTACCAGTATGACGCAAGTAGGCTTGCTGGCTGTCGATCGTGGCGGCAACATCGTCTACAACGGTATCGAAGGTGAGACCACCCCCTACAACGGCACCGATTACACCTACTACGGCATGGGCAGCCTCGTCGTTACCCAAAACCTGGACGGCAGCGCCGATTATAAGATTACGTTGCGCTCGGGCGTCACTTTCAGCGATGGCAATCCCGTCACCATCAAGGACGTGGTGTTCTCCATCTACGTGCTGTGTGACTCCGACTACGACGGCAGCTCCACCTTCTACAGCTTGCCTGTGGCAGGTATGGGTGAGTGGCGTACCAACCTGAAGACAGACGTCCTCGCCAAGTGGACCGCGATCGCCGACGCCATCCTCGCCACCTATAGCGAAGAGGCCGGTGCTTACGTCTATGCCGAGTCTACCGCTTACACCCAAGCTCAATTCGATTCCTTCGTGGCCGCCCTCAACGCGGACGAAGGTGGTTGGGCCGAGCTCGCTAAGGATATCGTGGGCAAAGTGAGCGCAGACTATGCCGCCTATGCCACCCCCGGTAACACCAGTGAGGTTGGTATGGGTATGGAAGTGTGGGGCTTCGCCGGCTTTGAAAACGGCGTTTTGACCGACTCCAACGGCAAGACCTACAACTATGCCAACGGTGAAGAACCCACCATCCAAGACTACGTCGATTGCTTGAAGGCCGCCTATGAGAACAACCTCGTCAAAGCCGCCGGCACTGAGAAAGCCAATGGTGACTATGCCACTTATGCGAATGCCGTGGCGCAACGTTGGATCGCTGCCTCCGGTAAAGCCGAAATGGGTGACGAGAACGTCAACAGCATCAGCGGTATCACCTATAGCATCGAAGAGAACTGGATCAACGTGCACACCACCGAGTTCAGCGCTACCACCGTGTATCAATTGGGCGTCACCATCGCTCCTATGCACTACTACGGCAACACCGCTCTGTGGAATCCCGCCGAGGGTAGCTACGGCTTCACCCGTGGCGACTTGAACGGCGTGCGTGCCAAGACCACCCAACCCATGGGCGCAGGTCCCTACAAGTTCGTCGAGTACAAAGACGGTATCGTGACCTTCGTTTCCAACGACAACTACTGGGAGGGCACCCCCAAGATCAAGAACATCATGTTCAAAGAGATGAGCGATGCCAACAAGCTGCCCTCTGTGGCCAAAGGTCAAATCGACGTCGCCGAGCCCAGCCTCAACGACTCCACCGTCAGCCAAATCAATAAAGCCAACGGCAATAACAAACTCTCTCGTGAAGAGGGCTTGACCGTCGTGACCGACCTGGTTGACAACAACGGTTACGGCTACATCGGCTTGAACTCTGACAGAGTTTTGGTCGGTACCGACAAAGCCAGCGAGGCCAGCAAGAACCTGCGTAAAGGTATCGCGACCTTGTTCGCCGCGTACAGAGAGTACACCGTCAACAGCTACTATGGTCCTCGTGCCTCTGTCATCCAATACCCCATCTCCAACACGTCTTGGGCTGCTCCCCAACCCGCTGATGAGGGTTATGCGATCGCCTACTCCACCGATGTGAACGGCGCCGCTATCTACACCGATGGTATGACCGAAGAACAACGCTGGGCCGCTGCCAAGACCGCTATGATCGGCTACTTGAAAGCTGCCGGTTACACCTGGGACGAGGGTACCTCCAAGTTCACCGCTGCTCCCGAAGGCGCCAAGATGAGCTATGAAGTCATCATCGGCGGCGACGGCACCGGCGATCACCCCACCTATGCTTTGCTCGTCAAGTGCAAAGAGGTGTTGGCCTCGGTGGGCATCACCCTCGAGATCACCGACGATAGCGACAACCTGTTCGACCGTATGGAAGCAGGTAACGTCGATATGTTCGTCGCTGCTTGGGGCAACTCCATCGATCCCGATATGTATCAAGTCTACCACAGCAGCAATGCTACGGGCAGTAACCACTATCGTATCGCCGACACTACGTTGGATGAGAAGATCATGGAAGCTCGTACCAAGGACGACAAGACCTTCCGTAAGAACACTTACAAAGAGTGCTTGGATATCATCCTCGACTGGGCTGTGGAAATTCCCACCTATCAACGTAAGAACTGCCACGTCTTCAACGGCAACAACGTCAAAGTGAGCACCATCACTCCCGACACCACGCCTTTCTGGAGCTACTTGGCCGAGATCTACAAACTCGAAGTCAACGAGTAA
- the rpsI gene encoding 30S ribosomal protein S9, translating into MATKKTAKKKIQFWGTGRRKHAVARVRLIPEGEGTIIINKKTIDEYFGGLEIVKSIVRQPLTLTETLGAYDVYVNVSGGGYNGQAGAIRHGIARALVEAQPELKSTIKAAGYLTRDPRMKERKKYGLKKARKAPQFSKR; encoded by the coding sequence ATGGCTACTAAGAAAACCGCGAAAAAGAAAATTCAATTTTGGGGCACCGGCCGTAGAAAACACGCCGTCGCTCGCGTTCGCTTGATTCCCGAAGGCGAAGGCACCATCATCATCAACAAAAAGACCATCGACGAGTACTTCGGCGGTTTGGAAATCGTGAAGTCCATCGTGCGTCAACCCCTTACCCTCACCGAGACCTTGGGCGCCTACGACGTGTACGTCAACGTGTCGGGCGGCGGCTACAACGGTCAAGCCGGTGCTATCCGTCACGGCATCGCCCGTGCCTTGGTCGAGGCGCAACCCGAGCTCAAGTCTACCATCAAAGCGGCAGGCTACCTCACCCGCGATCCTCGTATGAAAGAGCGCAAGAAATACGGCCTCAAGAAAGCCCGTAAAGCGCCCCAATTCAGCAAGCGTTAA
- a CDS encoding ATP-binding cassette domain-containing protein, whose protein sequence is MLELRNIVFEVQTEEGVKRIIDDVSLVLSERFVAFTGPNGGGKSTLAKLIMGLYRPTSGRIIFNGTDITDLSVTERAQMGICYGFQQPVRFKGITVHDLLNVAAGRTLTVSEACNYLAEVGLCAKEYINREIDAKLSGGELKRIEIATVTARSAAFTVFDEPEAGIDLWSFTNLIKVFEDMYAKIKGSMLIISHQERILNIADRIIVLASGRIEHDGTKEEVLPKLLTTTYCDRLKRA, encoded by the coding sequence ATGCTGGAATTACGAAATATCGTGTTTGAAGTGCAAACGGAAGAGGGCGTCAAGCGTATCATCGACGACGTCAGTCTCGTGTTGTCCGAGCGCTTCGTCGCCTTCACGGGGCCCAACGGCGGCGGCAAGTCCACCTTGGCCAAGTTGATTATGGGCCTGTATCGTCCTACGTCGGGGCGCATTATCTTCAACGGTACCGATATCACCGATCTGTCCGTCACCGAGCGCGCCCAAATGGGCATTTGCTACGGCTTCCAACAACCCGTTCGGTTCAAGGGCATCACCGTACACGACCTCTTGAACGTGGCCGCGGGGCGCACGCTCACGGTGTCCGAGGCGTGCAATTATCTCGCAGAGGTCGGCCTCTGCGCCAAGGAATATATCAACCGCGAAATCGACGCCAAGTTGTCGGGCGGCGAACTCAAACGCATCGAGATAGCCACCGTCACCGCTCGCAGCGCCGCGTTTACCGTGTTTGACGAGCCCGAGGCGGGCATCGACTTGTGGAGTTTCACCAATCTCATCAAAGTATTCGAGGATATGTACGCCAAAATCAAAGGCTCTATGCTCATCATTTCGCACCAGGAGCGCATTCTCAATATCGCCGACCGCATCATCGTGCTGGCCTCCGGTAGGATAGAACACGACGGCACCAAAGAAGAGGTGCTGCCCAAATTGCTCACCACGACCTATTGCGATAGGCTCAAACGGGCGTAG
- a CDS encoding ABC transporter ATP-binding protein: protein MKSDFENNVTQEIPNEEVFNEEALNEQEVLNEKGVVDVAEVEEEVNEAAEEEKAEEQSAPAAPAKNGFAKFVDKVFPKAPKLNLSDGEPIEHDPDNLLEVKNLCQYFPIKAGFFKHTVGYVRAVDGITFNIKRGTTMGLVGESGCGKTTTGRTILRLYKKTAGQVLFDGKEIFSMSKRELRHFRPKIQIVFQDPYSSLSPRLPVAEIIGEAVREHKIVPKEQYEEYITKIMRDCGLPEYYKERYPHEFSGGQRQRICIARALALNPQFIVCDEPVSALDVSIQAQIINLFKDLQKEYGLTYLFISHDLSVVEHISDTVGVMYLGDLVEYAETDELFAHPAHPYTQALFSAIPIPDPKSKMNRIILEGSIPSPANPPKGCKFHTRCSKCMEVCKKVAPPTVDLGNGHYVKCHLFAEHAGTDAE from the coding sequence ATGAAGAGTGATTTTGAAAACAACGTAACGCAAGAGATTCCCAACGAAGAAGTCTTCAACGAGGAAGCCCTCAACGAGCAAGAGGTCCTCAACGAGAAAGGCGTCGTGGACGTCGCCGAAGTCGAAGAGGAAGTCAACGAGGCCGCCGAGGAAGAAAAGGCGGAAGAGCAGTCCGCACCCGCGGCCCCCGCTAAGAATGGCTTTGCCAAGTTCGTCGACAAGGTGTTCCCCAAAGCGCCCAAGCTCAATCTGTCCGACGGCGAGCCCATCGAACACGATCCCGACAACTTGCTCGAGGTCAAAAACCTGTGCCAATACTTCCCCATCAAAGCGGGGTTCTTCAAACATACCGTGGGCTACGTGCGCGCGGTGGACGGCATCACGTTCAATATCAAGCGCGGTACCACCATGGGCTTGGTGGGTGAGTCGGGCTGCGGCAAGACCACGACCGGCCGTACCATTCTGCGCTTGTACAAGAAGACGGCGGGACAGGTTTTATTCGACGGCAAGGAGATCTTTTCCATGTCCAAGCGCGAGCTCAGGCATTTCCGTCCCAAGATCCAAATCGTCTTCCAGGACCCCTATTCGAGTTTGTCGCCCCGTCTGCCCGTCGCCGAGATTATCGGCGAGGCCGTGCGCGAGCACAAAATAGTGCCCAAGGAGCAATACGAAGAGTATATCACCAAGATCATGCGCGACTGCGGCTTGCCCGAGTATTACAAAGAGCGCTATCCGCACGAGTTTTCGGGCGGCCAACGCCAACGTATCTGTATCGCGCGCGCCTTGGCGTTGAATCCTCAATTCATCGTTTGCGACGAGCCCGTGTCCGCTCTGGACGTGAGTATTCAGGCGCAGATCATCAACCTGTTCAAGGATTTGCAGAAGGAATACGGTTTGACCTACCTGTTCATCTCGCACGACCTCTCGGTCGTCGAGCATATTTCGGACACGGTCGGCGTCATGTACTTGGGCGACTTGGTCGAGTACGCCGAGACGGACGAGTTGTTCGCCCATCCCGCGCACCCCTACACGCAGGCCTTGTTCAGCGCCATTCCCATTCCCGATCCCAAGAGCAAGATGAACCGCATCATTCTCGAGGGTTCCATTCCTTCCCCCGCCAATCCTCCCAAGGGTTGTAAATTCCATACGCGTTGCAGCAAATGTATGGAAGTGTGCAAGAAGGTCGCGCCTCCCACCGTGGACTTGGGCAACGGGCACTACGTGAAGTGCCACTTGTTCGCTGAGCACGCGGGTACGGACGCCGAATAA